GCCTCTCTTAGAAACAGCttcattgagttgaaaaatttacCCTGCATATCTAGTTTCTCATATTGCAAAACCGATCTGACTTTCTCAAGCCCCATTTCAAGCTTTGAAACATAACTACTTAAAACATCAGAGTCCATCCCTGCTGCCTTTTTGACATTGCTGAGATCTCTACTAAGTCCAGACACAACTTGCAATCCTTGCTTCGTGAAATCATCCTCCCTAAACTTGGAGTGTGTACTTTCCTGAGGATTCTCATTTGTAGAATCAGTACCTGCACCTTCAGATCTAATGATTTCCTGGACCACAAAGTGGAGCAATGTTGTCTTCCCATCAGTTCCCTTTATATCTACAAGTTTTAGGAGTGTATCAAGTTTAAATGCTTTAGCATCCCCCCGATTGGTGCCAACATTCATCCGGTTCCCTGTTCTGAGAACAGCTTCAAGGAGTTTTAGAAATAGCCGGCTATTTTTCAGTTCCTCACTTGCTGCCTACAGAGACAGAGATATGGGGATTAAGTTTCAAGGAGATAGTGATGGCAGAATTTGAAAGATTAAAAATACTGATAACATAAACGTTTAATTAGGAGTTAAACTCATCAGCAGTAAACTTTTAGCCAAGTTACCTCTAGGGTTTGAAAAGATTTCCTCAAATATATTACTTCTGTATCAAAATTGGCTCTATATAGCATGGCTTCAACTCTTCTGAAAGCAAATGGAATATCAAGTACTGCCTTGAGAAATCGTTCTGCAGACCCTAGTTTGGAGCTGTCACCACTGTATTCTCGAAGTTTTATTTCTTCCTCTTTGGTGGGAGCCATCTTTACCAAAGTTTCCAAAAGCTCAGCACCCAAGCTTTCTGGATTGCCTGTTGCAACCACACACATTGCATGAGATATTAGCAAACTGGGAAGTTagcatcacacacacacacacacacacacacacagtgtTAGGTATCAGCTCAGAACAATCTCTGAACACAGAGATTGGGCTAGAATCTTTAGAGAAAAATAGAGAATTAAAGGAGATGAGAAGAGAATTAGACTTagatgagaaaagaaatagaaacagagaaaagagaaagagagatctGTTATTGATTCATCAAAAGAATAGAGAATACAGGTAAGTTCTCTCCTATTTAACAAAGTAGCATAACTGCTGCTCACCCAATCAGTAAGGTCACTGATTCCCTAACCAACTCTCAACAACTTTCCCTCCAAAATTCACTCTACCCCACACCCTTAATTAACTCCCTTATTCTTCCCTCTTCTCCTAAAGTATGTGACATTTGAGAGACCCCCCGGCCCGTGCCCCCATATCCCCAAAATGTCCACAAAGCCACGCCAAATCCAGAAAAGGGGGAAAATCCAACAGATGATTCTTATCATGTGAAGAGACAAGATTTCCCCATGACTACAATTAAACAAGAATTGTAGATGAAAGAAAGATCATTATTGCATTTGTGTCGTCCTAATTTCATTCTTAACCATTTGGCTTGTGTTGGACTACTCAGAAGCACTCCTACTTGATGTTTGTTATCTACTACTATATGTGGCTGATGCATGCTTAATTTAATGCCTACAACATGTATTTATGCCTTATAGAATTTTAGGGAATTAGTTTAGCAACCATATTGATTGTTCacttttatataatttatcactGAAGTGAAATACTTATTCTCGTTATGATTAATTTCAGCATGCTACTTATTTGGTTATATATGAAAAATGAAGATATTAATGAAAATGTTAGGTCGGTTTGAGTGGCAGCATGTGCtgacaaattttaataaacatgtaTCTGTTGTTTTTTCCTAGAGCTGTAACCAATTATTTTTTGGAATATATTAATCTAGGAACAATATGACTGgcttctaacatttggtcaacaTATTTTGCTCTCTTTTCAGGAATATGAAATGAAACTGGCTGAAGCCTGACGCAGTTTTTCTGGAATACCACTTAGATGTGCTTCTTTAATGCCCATGTAGACGATTTGGTAAGTAATCTCAGTTGTCAACTGGAAATATGATATTAGAGGCTTAGAACTTAAATTGCTCTGTTTGGCAAGAAGAATTTAAAATGACTTCCCCCTTATATTTTCAATTgagaagaaaagagaaaagaaaatcgaAGGAAACTCAACATAGGTGAGATTTTGAGGGAAAAGAGTTTCAAAGCATACATAAggtacaaattcttacttattatTTTCACATTGTCCACAATCTTTTTTCCTCTCAACATTCATAAATAGACTAATGAAATTAGATGATTAAAAGCATCTAAGGAAATCAAAACTGAGAAATCGTGATCACATTCATTATAGGGACAGAAGAATTGTCAATCTAGGATTATGACAAATGTAATGATCTCTAAGAGGATAATTTTGTATTGTCCAACTAAAGCTATGTATCAAAAGTACATATTATTTAATCAACTTCTTATTTAGTGAAATTGATGACATATCTTAAACATGAAGAAATGAATGCAAGTGGTTGAAAGTTTGAAATAAAGCATTTTGATATGATAGGAGACACTATAAAGACAATATTTGAGAGTCACCAGGAATGAATTGTAAGTTTGTCATACTATCTATAAGAAAAATGGCCAGATATTTTCAAtccaattatattaaaaaaatattaaggtAACTTGTAAATGAAGACAAGAAGAGTTTTAGGAGAATGGAGTCTCTTTTCTAGAACTATTTTAATTCACGTACTCTCTCTAtctagtagcaattatcttcaaGGAAGACAATAATGCTTGCGGTATAATACTGCTTAAAACTTTATTCTATCATCTTCAATTGGTAATGATGATAACTTCCAATTTAAGCCCTTCAACAATAATTCCTGTCTTAGAACCTCATTCTTCCTTTTTCGTCTTCTGGACTTTAGAGATAGACATTATACTACAAGAAATCTGGTTACATTTTTGACACATCAATAAGAAAACTAAGGAAATATATCTTGCCTTTAAGACGCCAATCAGCAGTCAAGGGAAGATGCTGAGATAGAATTAGACCCATCTATAGTGACACAGCCTATTGCCATATAAGAAAGCATATAGACATATATTTTTTGCTTGAAATGATTCATGAGTTAGTGAATTGGTGGTGCCATATTTTAGCAAAAATCATCTGCTGTTAGTCTTGAATAGTGTTTGAATCCTTTTCACTCCAGTCTCTCCCTCTTTTCTTTCAGTGGATGTTTTAGGCCAGGCTCTACATACTTCTTTTCTCTTGGATTATTATATTTTCAACGCAAAATTTAATGATAGGAGATTTTACCAAGATTTTTATAATCTTCTTAACATGCTACGAGACTAACTatttttaaatgaataaataatttaAGTTGGAGAAAAAGGAGCAGCCTGCAAAGCTTAATTCCTGATATAAGACGGGAAATAaaacattactcaccatctaaaaGAGCTTTATAAGACGGGAAATAaaacattactcaccatctaaaaGAGCTTCAGAGACTTCTTCTCGGGTCACGTTCAGTGCTCTTAACAAGATAGCAATGTTCTGTGATTTCTTTGGATCCAACACTCGGTTCTCTTGCACAACAGGAGGCAGAACTGATCTTCTCGTGGGTTCTTTTGGAACTGAATTCGTTGAATTGCAGCCAAAAAGACTCTCCATCATGTCCTCATTTAATCTGCCAAGAAAAGTGATAAATGTCAAATGAATCAAATGATAATAAATTGATAAATTTCTCTAATGGGTTATTCTATATTTAGTAATGTCTGAATGCTACAAATTTCACGTACTGAAACGAGCTGGATTTTAGCTGGTCCCACACTGTGGCTCGGTCTGACGTTGCCCTCACTTTGTCCCAGTGCAGAGGCTTCAACTTGGGCTTTGCTCCATCCTGCTCCTCTGCATCAGTTTTCTCTGACGAACTGATCACTCTATCGACTTGCTCAATAAATCTCGGAGTTCCAGTCTTGGAAATGGTTCCGGGGCTTGGTGTCCAGGACGGTCGCTTCAATGACACGGTGGCAGGCGTTGAAGAAACGCTTGTTTTAGCTTTTTCTGAGGATCCTGTTTTCCTTGGAGTTGATAATGTCAACAGCGGAGGAGGCGGTGGTggcggtggaggtggaggtggaggtggaggtgaaaTTTTACTTGATTGCTGGTTGTTTAATGATCGAAGAATGGCCACGTTTGGTGGTGGTGGAGGTGGTGAGAATTTTGGCCTTTTGGGTAAATACGAACTTGGCTCAATATTCTCAGCACGATCCTCCTGTGTTAGTGCTGGACATGGTGGTGGATTAGGTGGTACCTGTGACGGTAATGGCTGCTTTATTGACGGTATGATGACGTGCTTCATTTCCGGCGAAGAAATCGAAGAGAGTCGCGACTTGGGAGAGGTTCTTTTAGAATGAGGAACAGAACGACCATTAGCAGGCTTCGCCCAGGTGCTATTACCAACCGGCCGGGAAGCCGAAACAGCCGCCGGCGTGTAAAAGCCGTCATCGTTGCTGATGGAAGAGCCCTGCGGGGTGTAAAATGCGGTCCCGTGGCTCTCCTCGTCCGACGATGAAACTGAAGATGATGGAGAATTCTCGTTGTCAATGTCATGATGTGAAGGAGGCCTAGGCAATGGCGGCAGAGGCTGCAAATCAGGGCTAGGCCTATAACGATCCGATGTCTTGATAGAATTTAGCTTCCGATAAGGAGAAACATTGGCTTCATTTGTTGTTCCATTTAGTTCCCCCGATGTCCTGCCTGGCTGCACAGTGCCCATGTAAAGAACACTTGAGTTGGGTACTACAGATTCATTTGCGAGTCTTTGAGAATTGCCTCCGACGAGTTTCTGAGTCTCGCTTGGGTGCTTAACCCGGTGGCGGTATAAAAAGAATGCGAGACCCGATAGCATTCCCAGAGTGACAATCGCAACCGAGATCGCAACCGCCACTTTCTTAGCCGGTTTGGCTGGTTGAGTTGCTGTTGGGATTGGAATGGTGCCATTGGCTGGTGACGCTGTTGCGGGTTGACTTTGATCCGGGGTCGGTCCagttgggacctcagggaagaagGGTTGGTCTGGAGTGGGGAAAACCTGGTTGTCAGGCGGAGGCGGTGGTGATGATGAGTCTGTCTCCGGTGGTGGGGCTGAGTTAGCTGGGAATAAAGGCTGGTGGAGGATTCTTCTCTGAGTTTTGGGGCCAGTAGTTGCAGTTTCAGCTTTGGGTAGAGAAGGAGGAGACGATGATGCTGATATGGTCAATAATAATAGAATCAAAAAGAAACtgaaatgatgatgatgatgactcTGAGCTTTCATGGTGAATTTTTCTGGGTTGATCttattctcttcttctcttctttttcttttcctacaTTCATCTCTTTCTCCGCTCTTGTTTTTGGCCGTAAAAAATTTCTCTCTCAACAGAGAGACAAAGAAAGTGAAGAACACGGAATGCGTGTAGGAAGGGAAGCAAGCTTCTTTTGGCTGCAAGATCTGCTCGCTCCAACTGCTGATGTCATCACTCGCCGCATTtcccctttttcttttttaactttaatttttttaactaattAAGTAAAcgaatttgggtttttttttacAGTGAAGTGGGAATTACACGTGGCAAAGAGAATCCACTTTGGTTtggttcttttgaaaatgaaatgacaaTGATGGGCATAGTAAGGTAAGATGTTAATTCTTAACAGCCACGTTGGTGGGGTATTTTTGTCCTTTAatatttgtttcttctttttGTAGGGATCGAGGAGCGAGGCTCAGGCACATTCCATAATTCAATCAATTCTCTTTTCCCTCCTGGAGCCGTTACGTTCTATTTCCACGGCATACTTTTGTTCCCTCTATCTTCTACATTCACGACCACACCATCCTACATAAACACCCGTTCATCTATCTACACGTGTTGCCTTCTCAACAAGCGCtccattaaataaataattataataaattcaatCCGTTGTCATTTTATTTCAACACAACACTCGTGGTACAACACAACCAATTCTCATGATTTATCCAAAACCATCACGATCAATTTCCCatcaataaaaatgattaaaatcatAATCCAAATCAATCATaatcattttaattataattataaatccaCCCAACCCCATCAATTTAAAACTCCAAATTACCAAAAATAAGGTGTTCATTTTGTTTACCCatgaataaaaattttgttaatttGTTCTATTTTGTTATATGTTTGCTTGTTTCAgcacaaaaataaacaaatttaTATAGGGAAGCTTCTCAGAGTAGTGAATGTTAGATATAATGTCAACATCTGGTAATCTCCAATCGTTTGTTACATTCTTTTGCTTGATTGATTGGGACAGTAGTAATAGTATACATTTCAGTTACTAATATTATTTCATTGGTAAATatagtttttaatttttaaattaataatagttTACAATTATTAATTATGAATTCTTTATCATAAGTGATTGTCTTTAGAAACTAaatagattttctttaaaatgtatttttttaatttataaattaatttaaaaataaataattaattattaagtaaaattaaattaatttttaaataatttaaatgtccGATTAAAAGGTATTTAAAAGAAAGTTAACTCATCAAAATGATAAAAAGGATGTATCATTAAATATTGTGCTCGTTAAAATGAG
This sequence is a window from Hevea brasiliensis isolate MT/VB/25A 57/8 chromosome 10, ASM3005281v1, whole genome shotgun sequence. Protein-coding genes within it:
- the LOC110670519 gene encoding formin-like protein 6 codes for the protein MKAQSHHHHHFSFFLILLLLTISASSSPPSLPKAETATTGPKTQRRILHQPLFPANSAPPPETDSSSPPPPPDNQVFPTPDQPFFPEVPTGPTPDQSQPATASPANGTIPIPTATQPAKPAKKVAVAISVAIVTLGMLSGLAFFLYRHRVKHPSETQKLVGGNSQRLANESVVPNSSVLYMGTVQPGRTSGELNGTTNEANVSPYRKLNSIKTSDRYRPSPDLQPLPPLPRPPSHHDIDNENSPSSSVSSSDEESHGTAFYTPQGSSISNDDGFYTPAAVSASRPVGNSTWAKPANGRSVPHSKRTSPKSRLSSISSPEMKHVIIPSIKQPLPSQVPPNPPPCPALTQEDRAENIEPSSYLPKRPKFSPPPPPPNVAILRSLNNQQSSKISPPPPPPPPPPPPPPPLLTLSTPRKTGSSEKAKTSVSSTPATVSLKRPSWTPSPGTISKTGTPRFIEQVDRVISSSEKTDAEEQDGAKPKLKPLHWDKVRATSDRATVWDQLKSSSFQLNEDMMESLFGCNSTNSVPKEPTRRSVLPPVVQENRVLDPKKSQNIAILLRALNVTREEVSEALLDGNPESLGAELLETLVKMAPTKEEEIKLREYSGDSSKLGSAERFLKAVLDIPFAFRRVEAMLYRANFDTEVIYLRKSFQTLEAASEELKNSRLFLKLLEAVLRTGNRMNVGTNRGDAKAFKLDTLLKLVDIKGTDGKTTLLHFVVQEIIRSEGAGTDSTNENPQESTHSKFREDDFTKQGLQVVSGLSRDLSNVKKAAGMDSDVLSSYVSKLEMGLEKVRSVLQYEKLDMQGKFFNSMKLFLREAEGEITRIKAEERKALSHVKEVTEYFHGDAAKEEAHPLRIFMIVRDFLTILDHVCKEVGKMQDKTMIGSARSFRISATASLPVLNRYNMRQDRSSDEESSSP